A genomic window from Gossypium hirsutum isolate 1008001.06 chromosome D12, Gossypium_hirsutum_v2.1, whole genome shotgun sequence includes:
- the LOC107946035 gene encoding BRCT domain-containing protein At4g02110 isoform X1 translates to MLESDTPSKTFLGVRFCLYGFDPVNEHNVRVKLINGGGVGVGQYSQSCTHVIVDKIVYDDPVCVAARNDGKTVVTGLWVDHSFDIGMPVDATSIMYRPLRDLNGIPGAKSLIICLTGYQRQDRDDIMTMVGLMGAQFSKPLVASKVTHLICYKFEGEKYELAKKIKKIKLINHRWLEDCLRDWELLSEANYSKSGYELEVMEAEAKDSDEEAEETTLKLSGQRSLNRSPHSLKAGMTSSGELLSTVEVSTSTIPRHSPNTKEVLVMPGKSHLGTSFDDVNDPELNSFQNSGLKNGSSIKLAQPGNRGSNATNMDSNLASTSKSPSLSNDLFTAISYSRKTPRNATPPNLSGEVSGNISGSPQAMKIQDVSGISSSKIQQPEKRICASFVRSPRKGSDLCHGEDSAGILPQKRALELSGSSSKSRKMSYNAKGSIKGSALDTVQLEPTSSVGDQLQINDYPVNETGYPNVLHSSCAGYVTTKLSTDLFSSKSVTPDDRQNVRDEKSPDMSPRGYRGSTLAGKLDMQNENAYEKSPQMSFKGLRESTSASRSNIGHYGLERLQVVGEPGELQNKQQDVQVPSLDRKLGKDNSHSPSKLDVLEGGNDESVTNSVSNKQQDVQVPSLDGKLGKDNVHIPFNLDVVEGGNGKSVTKPISKKKLAKKTLGSRPKLSNIANRKGSIYSSKIASDNHSTISMDGDNERAAHKGASELETCPPTINLDAAKDVEKVTKCQNIGTSKTQFMEDETQAPDEEDDNGSKKVTGVEKSELVEVMHKADMLVETEHVRHDPKVAVHASPVASENGTNGTDPERAVGSKNSEFGEPTLKSGGLRKTNKRKKQFSGKARMKAVPSNSKNDLAGENTSVEKNADDKDNEKENFMPHPDDKPSSANASSKVEISGAAGKGDTVGLKEIARKSVGKPNNKTWKTKIKSQKVDMQPVQKVFKRVKIEPTCFILSGYRQQRKEFQLVIKRLKGKFCRDSHQWSYQATHFIAPDPIRRTEKFFAAAASGRWILKPEFLSACNEAGKFLAEEPYEWHKNGLSEDGAINLEAPRKWRQLKERTGHGAFYGMRIIVYGECIAPPLDTLKRVVKAGDGDILATCPPYTRFLKSGVDFAVVSPGMPRVDIWVQEFLKHEVPCVVADYLVEYVCKPGYSLEKHVLYDTHEWAEKSFTNLTTRAEEIVDDLTHESPGSSESNDITCQVCGSGDREDVMLICGNESGSVGCGIGIHIDCCDPPLDNVPKEDWFCPKCNKSSINNTSSKRRKKGK, encoded by the exons ATGCTGGAATCCGATACTCCCTCGAAAACGTTTCTCGGCGTTCGTTTTTGTCTTTACGGCTTCGATCCCGTTAACGAACATAAT gtTCGAGTAAAGCTAATTAACGGTGGCGGCGTTGGTGTCGGTCAGTATAGTCAGAGTTGCACTCATGTGATTGTTGATAAGATTGTCTAC GATGATCCTGTATGTGTTGCTGCTCGAAACGATGGCAAAACAGTTGTCACTGGGTTATGGGTTGATCATAGTTTTGATATTGGAATGCCTGTTGATGCTACTTCG ATTATGTACAGACCTCTTAGGGATTTAAATGGAATTCCTGGTgctaaaagtttaattatatgcTTGACTGGATATCAAAGGCAAGATCGAGATGACATTATG ACGATGGTTGGCTTGATGGGTGCTCAATTTTCTAAGCCTCTGGTTGCAAGCAAAGTTACTCATCTAATATGCTATAAATTTGAAG GGGAGAAGTATGAGCTTGCTAAGAAAATCAAGAAGATAAAGCTTATCAACCACCGCTGGTTGGAAGATTG TTTAAGAGATTGGGAGCTTCTTTCAGAAGCTAATTACAGCAAGAG TGGCTATGAGTTAGAGGTGATGGAAGCTGAAGCTAAAGATTCTGACGAAGAGGCTGAAGAAACTACATTGAAGCTTTCTGGACAAAGGAGTCTGAATAGGAGCCCTCATAGTTTGAAAGCTGGAATGACCAGTTCTGGCGAGTTGCTCTCCACAGTTGAAGTGTCCACTTCCACTATTCCTAGACATTCACCAAATACTAAGGAAGTTTTAGTGATGCCTGGAAAATCTCATTTAGGCACAAGCTTCGATGATGTTAATGACCCTGAGCTCAATTCTTTTCAGAACTCAGGTCTCAAGAATGGTTCATCTATTAAGCTAGCTCAACCAGGCAACAGAGGCTCAAATGCTACAAATATGGATAGTAACTTGGCATCTACCTCTAAGAGTCCCTCATTATCCAATGATTTGTTCACTGCTATAAGTTACTCCAGGAAAACTCCAAGAAATGCTACACCTCCAAATTTATCTGGGGAGGTATCAGGCAACATTAGTGGCTCTCCTCAAGCTATGAAAATTCAGGATGTATCAGGCATTTCTTCCTCTAAAATACAGCAACCAGAGAAAAGAATCTGTGCTTCTTTTGTTAGATCTCCAAGGAAAGGAAGCGATTTGTGTCATGGAGAGGACTCTGCTGGTATATTGCCTCAGAAAAGAGCTTTGGAACTTTCTGGTAGTAGCTCTAAATCACGAAAGATGAGTTATAATGCAAAAGGTTCCATAAAGGGCAGTGCACTTGATACTGTACAGTTGGAGCCGACATCCTCGGTGGGAGATCAGCTACAGATTAATGACTACCCAGTGAATGAGACTGGTTATCCGAATGTTTTACATAGCTCATGTGCAGGCTATGTGACTACCAAGTTGTCAACTGATCTCTTTTCCTCTAAATCTGTAACTCCAGATGACAGACAGAATGTTAGAGATGAGAAGTCACCCGATATGTCCCCTAGAGGGTATAGAGGGTCCACCTTGGCAGGCAAGCTGGATATGCAAAATGAGAATGCTTATGAGAAGTCACCCCAAATGTCCTTCAAGGGGTTAAGAGAGTCAACCTCAGCAAGCAGATCAAATATTGGCCATTACGGTCTAGAACGATTACAAGTGGTTGGAGAGCCAGGTGAGCTGCAGAATAAGCAGCAAGATGTTCAGGTTCCTTCACTTGATAGAAAGCTGGGGAAGGATAATTCCCATAGCCCTTCTAAGTTGGACGTGCTTGAAGGTGGAAATGATGAATCAGTGACAAACTCAGTTAGCAATAAGCAGCAAGATGTTCAGGTTCCTTCACTTGATGGAAAGCTGGGGAAGGACAATGTCCACATCCCTTTTAACTTGGATGTGGTTGAAGGAGGAAATGGTAAATCAGTGACAAAACCAATTAGCAAGAAGAAGCTTGCAAAAAAGACCTTGGGTTCTCGACCAAAACTAAGTAACATTGCTAACAGAAAAGGTTCTATTTACTCAAGCAAAATTGCTTCTGATAATCATTCTACAATTTCCATGGATGGTGATAATGAAAGAGCAGCTCATAAGGGTGCCAGTGAGCTTGAGACATGCCCTCCAACTATTAACCTGGATGCAGCAAAGGATgttgaaaaagttacaaaatgtcaGAATATTGGTACTAGTAAGACTCAATTCATGGAAGATGAAACTCAAGCTCCAGATGAGGAAGATGACAATGGTTCTAAGAAGGTGACTGGAGTAGAGAAGTCTGAGTTGGTTGAAGTGATGCATAAAGCAGATATGTTAGTAGAGACAGAACATGTCAGACATGATCCCAAAGTGGCTGTACATGCGAGTCCAGTTGCCTCTGAGAATGGAACAAATGGAACTGATCCTGAGAGGGCAGTTGGGAGCAAAAATTCTGAATTTGGTGAACCAACGTTAAAGAGTGGTGGCTtgagaaaaacaaacaaaaggaagaaaCAATTTTCTGGTAAGGCCAGGATGAAGGCTGTTCCTTCTAATTCCAAAAATGATTTGGCTGGGGAAAATACCAGTGTCGAGAAGAATGCTGATGACAAAGATAATGAAAAGGAGAATTTCATGCCACATCCTGATGACAAACCAAGCAGTGCTAATGCATCTTCAAAAGTGGAAATCTCTGGGGCTGCTGGCAAGGGCGACACAGTTGGTCTCAAGGAGATTGCTAGGAAATCAGTTGGTAAACCCAATAACAAAACATGGAAGACTAAGATAAAATCTCAGAAGGTTGACATGCAACCAGTCCAAAAGGTTTTCAAGAGAGTGAAAATTGAGCCTACATGTTTTATATTGAGTGGCTACAGACAGCAGAGAAAAGAATTTCAGTTAGTCATTAAGCGTTTGAAAGGAAAGTTTTGTAGAGATTCTCATCAGTGGTCATACCAGGCAACACATTTCATTGCACCTGATCCAATTCGTAGGACTGAAAAATTCTTTGCTGCTGCTGCTTCTGGAAG GTGGATTCTTAAACCCGAATTTTTAAGTGCTTGTAATGAGGCAGGAAAGTTCTTGGCAGAGGAGCCTTATGAATGGCACAAAAATGGCCTTAGTGAAGATGGTGCAATAAACTTAGAGGCTCCAAGGAAGTGGCGTCAGTTAAAGGAGAGAACAGGCCATGGAGCATTTTATGGAATGCGCATTATTGTGTACGGAGAATGCATTGCTCCTCCTTTG GATACTCTGAAGCGTGTTGTGAAAGCCGGGGATGGTGACATTTTAGCAACTTGTCCCCCTTACACCAGATTCCTCAAATCTGGTGTTGATTTTGCAGTTGTTAGCCCTGGCATGCCACGTGTTGATATCTGGGTTCAAGAGTTTTTGAAACACGAGGTACCCTGTGTTGTTGCTGACTACCTAGTGGAATACGTCTGTAAACCCGGTTACTCCCTGGAGAAACATGTACTATACGACACTCATGAATGGGCAGAAAAATCATTCACTAACTTGACAACCCGAGCTGAGGAAATCGTCGATGACTTGACTCATGAATCACCAGGTAGCTCGGAGAGTAATGATATAACATGCCAAGTTTGTGGCTCTGGCGACAGAGAAGACGTCATGCTGATCTGCGGCAATGAAAGTGGTTCCGTAGGTTGTGGAATCGGCATTCACATCGATTGTTGCGATCCTCCGCTTGACAATGTTCCTAAGGAGGACTGGTTTTGCCCGAAATGTAACAAAAGCAGCATAAACAACACGTCttccaaaagaagaaaaaagggtaAGTAG
- the LOC107946035 gene encoding BRCT domain-containing protein At4g02110 isoform X2 — protein sequence MPVDATSIMYRPLRDLNGIPGAKSLIICLTGYQRQDRDDIMTMVGLMGAQFSKPLVASKVTHLICYKFEGEKYELAKKIKKIKLINHRWLEDCLRDWELLSEANYSKSGYELEVMEAEAKDSDEEAEETTLKLSGQRSLNRSPHSLKAGMTSSGELLSTVEVSTSTIPRHSPNTKEVLVMPGKSHLGTSFDDVNDPELNSFQNSGLKNGSSIKLAQPGNRGSNATNMDSNLASTSKSPSLSNDLFTAISYSRKTPRNATPPNLSGEVSGNISGSPQAMKIQDVSGISSSKIQQPEKRICASFVRSPRKGSDLCHGEDSAGILPQKRALELSGSSSKSRKMSYNAKGSIKGSALDTVQLEPTSSVGDQLQINDYPVNETGYPNVLHSSCAGYVTTKLSTDLFSSKSVTPDDRQNVRDEKSPDMSPRGYRGSTLAGKLDMQNENAYEKSPQMSFKGLRESTSASRSNIGHYGLERLQVVGEPGELQNKQQDVQVPSLDRKLGKDNSHSPSKLDVLEGGNDESVTNSVSNKQQDVQVPSLDGKLGKDNVHIPFNLDVVEGGNGKSVTKPISKKKLAKKTLGSRPKLSNIANRKGSIYSSKIASDNHSTISMDGDNERAAHKGASELETCPPTINLDAAKDVEKVTKCQNIGTSKTQFMEDETQAPDEEDDNGSKKVTGVEKSELVEVMHKADMLVETEHVRHDPKVAVHASPVASENGTNGTDPERAVGSKNSEFGEPTLKSGGLRKTNKRKKQFSGKARMKAVPSNSKNDLAGENTSVEKNADDKDNEKENFMPHPDDKPSSANASSKVEISGAAGKGDTVGLKEIARKSVGKPNNKTWKTKIKSQKVDMQPVQKVFKRVKIEPTCFILSGYRQQRKEFQLVIKRLKGKFCRDSHQWSYQATHFIAPDPIRRTEKFFAAAASGRWILKPEFLSACNEAGKFLAEEPYEWHKNGLSEDGAINLEAPRKWRQLKERTGHGAFYGMRIIVYGECIAPPLDTLKRVVKAGDGDILATCPPYTRFLKSGVDFAVVSPGMPRVDIWVQEFLKHEVPCVVADYLVEYVCKPGYSLEKHVLYDTHEWAEKSFTNLTTRAEEIVDDLTHESPGSSESNDITCQVCGSGDREDVMLICGNESGSVGCGIGIHIDCCDPPLDNVPKEDWFCPKCNKSSINNTSSKRRKKGK from the exons ATGCCTGTTGATGCTACTTCG ATTATGTACAGACCTCTTAGGGATTTAAATGGAATTCCTGGTgctaaaagtttaattatatgcTTGACTGGATATCAAAGGCAAGATCGAGATGACATTATG ACGATGGTTGGCTTGATGGGTGCTCAATTTTCTAAGCCTCTGGTTGCAAGCAAAGTTACTCATCTAATATGCTATAAATTTGAAG GGGAGAAGTATGAGCTTGCTAAGAAAATCAAGAAGATAAAGCTTATCAACCACCGCTGGTTGGAAGATTG TTTAAGAGATTGGGAGCTTCTTTCAGAAGCTAATTACAGCAAGAG TGGCTATGAGTTAGAGGTGATGGAAGCTGAAGCTAAAGATTCTGACGAAGAGGCTGAAGAAACTACATTGAAGCTTTCTGGACAAAGGAGTCTGAATAGGAGCCCTCATAGTTTGAAAGCTGGAATGACCAGTTCTGGCGAGTTGCTCTCCACAGTTGAAGTGTCCACTTCCACTATTCCTAGACATTCACCAAATACTAAGGAAGTTTTAGTGATGCCTGGAAAATCTCATTTAGGCACAAGCTTCGATGATGTTAATGACCCTGAGCTCAATTCTTTTCAGAACTCAGGTCTCAAGAATGGTTCATCTATTAAGCTAGCTCAACCAGGCAACAGAGGCTCAAATGCTACAAATATGGATAGTAACTTGGCATCTACCTCTAAGAGTCCCTCATTATCCAATGATTTGTTCACTGCTATAAGTTACTCCAGGAAAACTCCAAGAAATGCTACACCTCCAAATTTATCTGGGGAGGTATCAGGCAACATTAGTGGCTCTCCTCAAGCTATGAAAATTCAGGATGTATCAGGCATTTCTTCCTCTAAAATACAGCAACCAGAGAAAAGAATCTGTGCTTCTTTTGTTAGATCTCCAAGGAAAGGAAGCGATTTGTGTCATGGAGAGGACTCTGCTGGTATATTGCCTCAGAAAAGAGCTTTGGAACTTTCTGGTAGTAGCTCTAAATCACGAAAGATGAGTTATAATGCAAAAGGTTCCATAAAGGGCAGTGCACTTGATACTGTACAGTTGGAGCCGACATCCTCGGTGGGAGATCAGCTACAGATTAATGACTACCCAGTGAATGAGACTGGTTATCCGAATGTTTTACATAGCTCATGTGCAGGCTATGTGACTACCAAGTTGTCAACTGATCTCTTTTCCTCTAAATCTGTAACTCCAGATGACAGACAGAATGTTAGAGATGAGAAGTCACCCGATATGTCCCCTAGAGGGTATAGAGGGTCCACCTTGGCAGGCAAGCTGGATATGCAAAATGAGAATGCTTATGAGAAGTCACCCCAAATGTCCTTCAAGGGGTTAAGAGAGTCAACCTCAGCAAGCAGATCAAATATTGGCCATTACGGTCTAGAACGATTACAAGTGGTTGGAGAGCCAGGTGAGCTGCAGAATAAGCAGCAAGATGTTCAGGTTCCTTCACTTGATAGAAAGCTGGGGAAGGATAATTCCCATAGCCCTTCTAAGTTGGACGTGCTTGAAGGTGGAAATGATGAATCAGTGACAAACTCAGTTAGCAATAAGCAGCAAGATGTTCAGGTTCCTTCACTTGATGGAAAGCTGGGGAAGGACAATGTCCACATCCCTTTTAACTTGGATGTGGTTGAAGGAGGAAATGGTAAATCAGTGACAAAACCAATTAGCAAGAAGAAGCTTGCAAAAAAGACCTTGGGTTCTCGACCAAAACTAAGTAACATTGCTAACAGAAAAGGTTCTATTTACTCAAGCAAAATTGCTTCTGATAATCATTCTACAATTTCCATGGATGGTGATAATGAAAGAGCAGCTCATAAGGGTGCCAGTGAGCTTGAGACATGCCCTCCAACTATTAACCTGGATGCAGCAAAGGATgttgaaaaagttacaaaatgtcaGAATATTGGTACTAGTAAGACTCAATTCATGGAAGATGAAACTCAAGCTCCAGATGAGGAAGATGACAATGGTTCTAAGAAGGTGACTGGAGTAGAGAAGTCTGAGTTGGTTGAAGTGATGCATAAAGCAGATATGTTAGTAGAGACAGAACATGTCAGACATGATCCCAAAGTGGCTGTACATGCGAGTCCAGTTGCCTCTGAGAATGGAACAAATGGAACTGATCCTGAGAGGGCAGTTGGGAGCAAAAATTCTGAATTTGGTGAACCAACGTTAAAGAGTGGTGGCTtgagaaaaacaaacaaaaggaagaaaCAATTTTCTGGTAAGGCCAGGATGAAGGCTGTTCCTTCTAATTCCAAAAATGATTTGGCTGGGGAAAATACCAGTGTCGAGAAGAATGCTGATGACAAAGATAATGAAAAGGAGAATTTCATGCCACATCCTGATGACAAACCAAGCAGTGCTAATGCATCTTCAAAAGTGGAAATCTCTGGGGCTGCTGGCAAGGGCGACACAGTTGGTCTCAAGGAGATTGCTAGGAAATCAGTTGGTAAACCCAATAACAAAACATGGAAGACTAAGATAAAATCTCAGAAGGTTGACATGCAACCAGTCCAAAAGGTTTTCAAGAGAGTGAAAATTGAGCCTACATGTTTTATATTGAGTGGCTACAGACAGCAGAGAAAAGAATTTCAGTTAGTCATTAAGCGTTTGAAAGGAAAGTTTTGTAGAGATTCTCATCAGTGGTCATACCAGGCAACACATTTCATTGCACCTGATCCAATTCGTAGGACTGAAAAATTCTTTGCTGCTGCTGCTTCTGGAAG GTGGATTCTTAAACCCGAATTTTTAAGTGCTTGTAATGAGGCAGGAAAGTTCTTGGCAGAGGAGCCTTATGAATGGCACAAAAATGGCCTTAGTGAAGATGGTGCAATAAACTTAGAGGCTCCAAGGAAGTGGCGTCAGTTAAAGGAGAGAACAGGCCATGGAGCATTTTATGGAATGCGCATTATTGTGTACGGAGAATGCATTGCTCCTCCTTTG GATACTCTGAAGCGTGTTGTGAAAGCCGGGGATGGTGACATTTTAGCAACTTGTCCCCCTTACACCAGATTCCTCAAATCTGGTGTTGATTTTGCAGTTGTTAGCCCTGGCATGCCACGTGTTGATATCTGGGTTCAAGAGTTTTTGAAACACGAGGTACCCTGTGTTGTTGCTGACTACCTAGTGGAATACGTCTGTAAACCCGGTTACTCCCTGGAGAAACATGTACTATACGACACTCATGAATGGGCAGAAAAATCATTCACTAACTTGACAACCCGAGCTGAGGAAATCGTCGATGACTTGACTCATGAATCACCAGGTAGCTCGGAGAGTAATGATATAACATGCCAAGTTTGTGGCTCTGGCGACAGAGAAGACGTCATGCTGATCTGCGGCAATGAAAGTGGTTCCGTAGGTTGTGGAATCGGCATTCACATCGATTGTTGCGATCCTCCGCTTGACAATGTTCCTAAGGAGGACTGGTTTTGCCCGAAATGTAACAAAAGCAGCATAAACAACACGTCttccaaaagaagaaaaaagggtaAGTAG